The genomic segment CGCGTTCAATAAACACCCCTGCATAGCAAAAATAATCCTTGTCGTCCCCCAAGATCATCTCGAAGAAAGCAAAGCTCTCCTGCAAAAATATCAGCTAGAAAACATCTCGATTGTGACTGGCGGCGCCCGTCGTCAAGACTCCGTACTCCGTGGTCTACAAGAGGTTCCAGAGTCAATAGATATTGTTTTGGTGCACGATGGGGCCCGCCCCATGGTCAGTGCCGAGCTCATCAGCCGTTGCTATAAAGGCGCCCAGCAATACGGGGCTGTCATTGCCGCTGTGCCGGTAAAAGACACCCTGAAGAGGGGCGCAGGCAGAATTGTGACTGGCACCGTTGACCGCGAGGGACTATGGCAGGCCCAGACTCCCCAAGCTGCCCGAAAAGCTCTTCTCGTCAAAGCCTTTAAGGAAAACGGCATGAGAAATGTCACCGATGAGTCCACCCTTCTGGAAGGGGTAGGAATCCCCGTAACCCTGATCGAGGGATCAGAGACCAATATCAAGATTACCCGCCCTGAAGACCTCATCCTAGCTGAAAACTTCCTCAGAGAAAAAAAAGAACCCATGCAAAAAATACGCATTGGCCACGGCTTTGATGCCCACCAGCTGGTCGAAAAGAGAAGGTTGATACTGGGCGGAGTAGAGATCCCCTACCACCTGGGCCTTGCCGGCCATTCCGACGCCGACGTTCTTGTCCATGCCCTCTGTGATGCCCTGCTCGGAGCCATTGGCGCAGGTGATATCGGCCGCCATTTCCCCGACAGCAGTGATGCCTTTAAGGATATCTATTCCATCAGACTCCTCGAATCGGTCATGCAAAAGGTAGGGGAGCTGAACTACAAAATCGGCAACGCCGACATCAGCGTGATCTGCCAGGCACCAAAGCTTGCGCCCTATCTCAAGCAAATGCAGGAGATCATCGCCACCAGCTGTGCCTGCCAAATCAGCGATATCAATATCAAGGCCACCACCACCGAAAAGATGGGGTATACAGGCCGGGGCGAAGGTATCAGTTGCCATGCCGTCGTCCTTCTTCAACAATAAGGTAGACCATGAATATAAACAGCGAAAGAGTTGCCCAGATATTTACCGCACTGTGCGAGATCAGCTCACCTTCAAAAAACGAAAGGGTAATTGCCAACTATCTTAAGGAGATCTTCAGAGAGCTGGGTGCCACGGAAATTTACGAGGATAATTCCGCCGAACAGACCGGCTCCAACAGCGGCAATATCATTGTTCGCTTTGCCGGATCCTGCCCCGAACGCACCCCCCTCCTCTTTGCCTGTCATATGGACACTGTCCTGCCGGCAGATAATATCGAGGTTGCCCGAGAGAACGACACCTTCACCAGCGCCGGCGAAACTGTGCTCGGCGGTGACGATAAGTCAGGAATCGTGGCCCTGATAGAGGCATTCACCCTGATCAAAGAAAATGACACCGAACACGGAGCCATTGAACTGGTCTTTACCACCTGCGAAGAGATCGGCCTGCTCGGAGCCAAGTACCTTGAGTACGACAAACTCCAGGCAAAGATGGGCTATGCCCTTGATGCCGGTGGTAGTGACACCGTTGTCACCCGGGCCCCGACAGCAAACAGCATTGATATAATCATCCACGGACTGGCAGCCCATGCCGGCCTCAGCCCGGCAAAGGGGATCAATGCCCTCACTCTTGCCGCCCAGGCCTTGGCAGGCCTGCAGCTGGGACGACTGGACGCGGATTCAACCGCCAACTTCGGCCTTATCTCCGGTGGTACGGCAGTCAACATTGTCCCCGACAAGGTCTGTCTCCATGGCGAGGTGCGCAGCCAATCACCAGCCAAGCTCGATGAGTATACGGAAAAAATCTGCACTGTCTTTCGTAAGACCGTGGCCGACTGGAGTAGCCCTGAGCATAAGGAGCAGAGACCCTCTATTGATATAGAGGTGATAAAAGAGTACGACGCCATCGTCATAAACGAAGAGGGACCGCTCATCCAGCACCTCCTCCGGGTTACCAAGGCCATGGGTATAAATATAGGAATCACCTCCACCGGAGGCGGCAGTGATGCCAATGTTTTTAACGGCCACGGTATAGAGACGGCTATCCTGGCAACGGGCATGGATCTAGTCCATACCACCGCAGAACGAATCGATCTTAAAGATATGCTTAAATTGACGAATCTTATTTATGAAATCATCAGTCAGGGATAGTATTTAATCCACCCTCATCTATGCTGCTTACAAAGGGCGACACAGTAAAGGAAAACATGTCACAGGTAAAAACATTATCCGCGTCCCAGGACTACCCCACCCACGAATGTGGTGTTTGCGGTATTTTCGACCATGAAGATGCTGCAAAGCTCACCTACTTCGGCCTCTATGCCCTCCAGCACCGTGGCCAAGAAAGTGCGGGAATTGTTACATCAACCGGCAAAGAGGTCTTTCTTCACAAAGATATGGGACTTGTGCCCGAGATCTTTACCGAAGATATCCTGCAAGGACTTAAAGGGGACATGTCCATCGGCCATGTACGCTACTCCACCACCGGTGCGTCCAACTTCACCAATACCCAACCCCTGATGGTTCACCATAAGAACCAGACCCTCTCCGTTGCCCACAATGGCAACCTGGTGAACTCCACCGAGCTCAGAAACAGGCTCGAGGAGAGTGGTTCTATCTTTCAAACCACCATGGACTCCGAGGCCGTCCTCCATCTCATGGTACGCAACAGCGGTCCCGATCTCGATAAAACACTGAGCGAGACATTCCGTGCCCTCAAGGGTGCCTATTCCCTGCTCTATATGACCGAGGACACCCTCGTTGCCGTCCGTGATCCCGATGGATTTCGCCCCCTCTGCCTTGGTCGCCTGACCACTGGCGGCTGGGTTATAGCCTCTGAAACCTGCGCCCTCGACCTCATCGAGGCCGATTATGTACGTGATATCGAGCCGGGTGAAGTTCTTATCATGAAAAGAGGTGAGGAGATGCGCTCCATCTTCCCATGGCCAAAACAGACCCCGCACCACTGCATCTTTGAGCAGGTCTACTTTGCCCGTCCCGATTCCGATGTCTTTGGTATCAACGTCTATCAATCACGTAAGCAGATGGGTAAGATCCTGGCCCGCGAGGCAAAGATTGATGCCGATTTCGTTATGCCCTTTCCTGATTCCGGTAACTATGCGGCCATTGGCTATGCACAGGAATCCGGTATTCCCATGGAGATGGGCGTGATCAGAAATCACTATGTGGGCAGGACATTCATTGAACCAAGCCAGTCCATGCGTGACTTCAACGTCAAGGTCAAGCTCAACCCCGTACGATCTCTCTTGAAGGGAAAACGGGTTATCATCGTTGAGGATTCTATTATCCGAGGAACAACAGGTAAGAGTCGGGTACGAGCCCTACGCGAGGCGGGGGCCAAAGAGATCCACATGGTGGTCAGCTGTCCTCCGACCATGCATGCCTGCTACTATGGCATCGATTTCCCAACCTCATCACAGCTCATTGCCTGCAATAAGAACGTCGAAGAAATCGCAGAATATCTGGGCCTGGACTCTCTCCACTACCTCAGCCTTGAGGGCATGGTAGAGGCAACGGGTATCCCTAAAGAGCACTACTGTCTGGCCTGTTTCAATGGCATTTACCCCATCGCCCCTGATCAAAAATATCACAAAGACGCTCTGGCAACAAAGGTTGTCAAGGGCTAGAATAAATACAGTACAGGGGGATGCCCCCTGTACTGCTTATCTGCGAAAAACCACCGAATAGTCACCTGCAGCACGAGACTCCTCCATGGCCATTCTTGCCTTTTTGATCAACCTAAACTCGGCATCATCTAAGTCCTCGTCCTTCTCAATGGAACAGGAAACGCATCCTATCGCCAGGGGCTGCTCACCAAAATTCTTCTCAAGATTCTGCAAGAGAACCCGTTGGACGATCTCTGCGGCCTGATCGGCATTGGTTTCCGGCAGGAGAAGGGCAAATTCACGCTTTGTGCAACGACAGGCATGATCCACATAGGAACGGATAGAAGACTTTAAAATCAAGCCAATCTCGGCAAGTTGTTCCTTCTCCACATCCTGCAAATAGAGCATGGCCAGATGCATGGGACGTTTTTGCCGCTGGGCACGTTCGAGTTCACGGGAGAGATGGACAAAGAAGGCGTTACCATCCTCAAGCCCCGTGGCCTCATCAAAATCAGCTATGAGCGAGAGTCTGTAGCGCAGAGCAGATTCCCGCCTGGCCCGCTCAATTTTAAGCTCCAGCTCTCTTGCCATAACCGGCTCAGCAACAAAATCCAGGGCACCTCCCTCAACGGCAGCCACATAGACATTCTCCTCGTCCGCCCCCACCAGAATGAGGCCAATGCTACGCCTTACCTCCCTCATGGCAATAAGCGCCTCCTCCTCTGCTCCTGCGGGCAGATGATCCACCAAAAGGAGATCAACCCTTCTACTACGGGTCGCAACCAATGCCTCGGCATAGTCAACGGCAGTAATCACCCTATAGCCATATCCACGGACGAGCTCCTCCAAGTTTTTCCCCAGCAGCTCTTCCTCCACCACCAAGAGCAGCACAAATGACGCTTTGCCAATCATATAAGGCTCCTTAATTCATTTTAAAGTCTTCTCTGTGCCAAGGAGAGAGCTTCCCTACTTCTTCTTCCTCGGATCATCTCCTGTTTCAAACATCTCAAAGAGATCATAAAAGAGGCGGGTTACAGCACTGTAGTGAGTGGCAGAGCCTGAGCTGGCATAGGCCTTAGTCAACTCCATGGCCTTAACAAAACTCTCCTGACTCTCCGCATCATCTCTCTTCTTAAGTGCTGCCACGAGTTTTTCTCCGACCTTCTGCTCCATAACGACTCCCAAACCTTTTTGTTTTTTCAGGCCACTATTTTATGAAGAGAGTTGCCAGCCATCAAAGCGGGCCGCAATGCCCGAGAGCTCTGCCTGCCGATAGAGCGCCTGAAAGACCCCCTCCATCCTCGCCAGATGTTCTGTCGAAATTATCCCTGCCCGCTTCAGAACAATGATCTGCCAGTCATGCCGGGCGGCATAGCGCCCGCACAGGACCCTACCCTCCTCGTCGGAGGCGGCAAAGACAATCATATTTACCAGACCAGCCTTCCACCTCTGAGCCTCAAGGCTCTCAGCACCCGGGCAAACCTCATACTGATACCAGATGGCAGAGAGATTCTCTCCACAATTTTTTCCCGCCTGCATATAACCTCCACCTCTATGATAAAATCATATCATAAGACAAGATCTCTGTTTTACATAAATAAAAATTTAGAGCGCAGGACGCAAAGAGGCAGCAGAAAGGGGTTCCCTCTCCGTGAAAAAAGAGAGGGAGGGGGGAAAAAGCCTAGAGAAGGGTCTTGGCCCGAACACCAATAAGCTCTGCGGCTATACTAACGGAGATCTCCTCGGGGGTCTGAGCACCGATGGTCAGACCGATGGGAGAGTGGCAACGATCAATATTCGCCTGAGAAACGCCATCGGCCAACAGGGCGTCGTAGATGGCATTTCGTTTCTTCTTACTGCCAATCATACCGATATAGCGAGCATCGGTCTTCAGGGCATCTCCCAGAACAGTCAGATCATGGACATGCCCACGGGTAACAATGATGATATAGGCATCTTCAGGGATGGAGAGATCGGTACAGCAATCCTCAAAGCTAGCGAGGACACGCACCTCATCAACGGTGGGGAAGCGTTCTACATTGGCAAAATCATCTCGATCATCAAGGACCACCGTGCGAAAGCCAAGCATGGCTCCTACCCGGGCAGTAAAGAGGGAGACATGACCGGCACCAAAGATATAGAGCGGAGCCGGCGGGATAAAGGGTTCGGCAAAGCAGAGCTCCGTTTCGGACTTACTAAAACATGGACTCTCCTTCTCCATGGCCTGTCCGGCCAGGGCAGAGTAGTCCCCAAGCATCACCTCATGTCCTACGGAGCAAAGAGAATCCCCCTTGGAAAAGGTGGTAGAGAGAACCGCTCTCTCACCCCGGCGCAGCAGGCCATCCAACTCCCGATAGGCCAGGGCGCAGGGACCGGTGGACTCAATGGTCTCCAGGAGGACCGAGAGATTACCACCACAGATCATATCTGAGTTAGCGGCCATCTCCTGGTCCATATCGGTAAAGGTAAGTTCTGCTCGACCATCCTTACAATCCTCAAGCATTCGGCGGGCATCACGACAGGCGATGGCCTCCACGATACCACCGCCGATGGTACCAATGGCAGTGTGCTGGGCTCGGACAACCATCTTCGCCCCCGAGGAACGCGGGGTAGAGCCGGAGCTCTCTAAAACAGTGGCAAGTACACAGGGTTCACCCTGCTCAATAAGTTCACACAGGGAACGGACAAAGGCCTTCATAGATTATCTCTCCTCATCTATCTGTAGACAGCGTTTGGCCAAACCGGGAACAGCCGGCCTGCCGTCGTTTTTTATCTCAATACTTATTTGCAAGGAACCTAACTCAATGGCCCGGAAAATAGTAGGTATCTTTTTCAGGGCAACTCTTATGGCAGACTCAAGGCTACCCCCTCTTCCACAGGCCAGGATTCCCAAGCGACCGGGAGCAAGCGATGCACTAAAATCCGCCAGACCAGCAACGGAGTAGAGAGCCTCGTTCAACTCATCTATTGTCAGTAAAGGCGAAGAATCTTGGGGCAAACGACGAATCCAGGGATCAAGGCGGCGACTGGTACTGCCACAGGGGCAGGTGTCAGCCAGAATACGACCCAGATCTCCGCTCCGATAACGAATCAGGGGCATGCCCCATCGCTGCAGGGTGGTCAGCACCAATTCGCCAAATTTACCGTCGGGCAAGGGCTGGCCTGTCTCTGGATCGGTGATCTCTAAAAATATATCGGCCTCCCGCAGGTGCATACCCGAATGGGGGGCACACTGGACGGCACCGCCAAGACCGGTTTCAATCATGCCCCAGTGCCGATAGGCTCGGCAGCCCCAGATTCTCTCGATATTATGGACAACGGCGGTGGAGGGGGCATCCCAGCAGAGGAGGACCGAGGCAATTTGGCCATGCCCAAGACCACGCCTGGCCCACTCACAGGCAAGCAGATTAAGATGGGCGGCAGGCCCAATGACACAATCCGCATCCACCTGGAGGAGGTGGTCGACGGCTGCTGCCACCTCATCCACCATTCCATGGGAGACGATGTGCACCCCGCGTCGTTCAAGTCCCTCAACGAGAAGACGACCCACCCCGCCCGGACGGGCTGTGGGCATAAGGAGAAAGGCGGTCTGCCCGGCCGCAACCAGATGAGCCATGCCCGCATCAAAGTAGTCCACCGTTGCCTGCAGATCACTCTCCGTATAGAAGATGCGCTTAGGGGCACCGGTGGTCCCGGAACTCTGCACGGTCACCGCCCGGGCAATCTCATCCTGAGAGACACAGAGAAACTGCTCCGGGCCAGCCCGAAGGTCATCGGCCGTAACCCGGGGTAGGGCCGAGAATGCCTGAAGGCTATCAAGACTTTCCAGCTCAAGGCCGGCAAAATGGCGGCGATAAAAGGGGCTCTTCTCCCGGGCATGCAGGATCGTCTTCTGCAGATATTTCAGCTGCCAGGCACTCATCTCCTCTGCCGTGGGCGCGCTGCTCTCCTCCGACATACCCATACGCCTGAGGAGAAGTCGATCAAGATGGGATAGGGCCATTGCATTTTCCTCGATACAGGGTCTCGCCATCCATTGAGGTCAGGTTATAGGCGCAAAAGGGAATGAGGCGACCGTCTGGAGAGACCACATGGATACAGCACCCCCGCAGCCTCTCAAAATCAAGGGTCCAGGCATCCTGAAAGGCCATGGCCGAAATGGCCAGGCTATGGCTGGCGGCCCGACTGATAAATCTTCCCAAATCATCCTCTAGCGCCCCGGCCATGGGTAAACTCTGCTTGACTCCGGCCCACTGCCGCTTAACAAAGGATTTAGCCTTATCGGCCCCCTCTCTGGCTGGCCTGGGAGCACAGTCACACTTGCCTCCGGCGGAGAGCTTTGTCAGCCCACCCTCCTCGGTGACCATATAGTTGCCATTAAAGGAACAGTGAGAGTGTTCACAGCCCGGAGGTTGAAAATCCGCAGCATGAACAGCACCACCGCTCTGGACCTCAAGCAGGTCCATCAGCTCCGGCAGGGTGATACGCTCTTCATCCCCGGGCGCCTGCGGATATCTGCCAAAATAGCTGACCGGCTGAAAATGAACCCCCCGCACATGGGGAGAGTTCTGCACAGCCAGATCAAGGATTGCCCCCAAATTATGATCATTCAAGCCCGGCACCACCACGGGTACCAGAACAATACCAATTCCGGCCTGAGAGAGGGCCTCAATAGCTGCCCTCTTTTCTGCCATGAGGGGACGACCTCGCAGACTGCTATAGATGGCATCTTCGGTGCCATCAAACTGAAGAAAGACGGAATCAAGGCCCGCCTCGGCCAGCCTCTGAGCATAACCCTCTTCACGGGCAATACGCAGACCATTGGTATTGAGCTGAATAAAGGGAAAGCCCCTCTTTTTAGCCAGGGCAATGAGCTCCGCCAGATCATCACGCATGGTGGGCTCACCACCAGAGAGCTGAATATTACAAAAGCCCGAAGCAAGCTCCACCCGCTCCAGCAGTTGAGAAATTTCTGCCTGACTGGGATCGGGAGCAGCCTTCTTGCCAGAGGAGGCAAAACAGACGGGACAACCCAGATCACAGCGCCAGGTCACCTCAAGAAGAGCAGTGCAGGTGTGCTGACCATGAGCGGCACAGAGGCCACAGTCATAGGGACAGCCCCTGTCCACCGCAGTAAAAGGGGTCTTAGGCTGGGAAGGAATCTTGGTCCGGGACCACTCCTTAAAGGAAGTACCGGCTCGCCAAACTACCGTTTTAAAAGCACCATGCTCAGGACACTCCTTCAACAGATAGGTATTGCCCTCAATAGTTTCATGGTGAGCGGGGATAGCCTTCAAGCAAACGGGACAGACACTTCTAGCGATGGAGTTCATAAAAGTTCACGCCCCTCTGTCGGATCACAGCCATTATCAAGCAAGATCTCCCGGACCCGGCCATGGGCATCAGCTAACAGGGAGCCACAGAGAGAGGTATTCATCTGCGGCGTACTACCATCAAGAATATCAAGGCAGCGGATACCTGCATGGGCGCTGGTTCTGCTTACAAACCACTGAGCAAACTCTTCCAGCATAAGGGCAAGTTTACCATCGGCCTGCTCCATGGCAAGCCCCTTACCTGCATAAAGGCCCAAAAGCAGATTGGCTCCGGCATAGACTCCGCAGGGGCCGGTACCGTCTCCCATGCCATTACAGAAACCCGAGGCCGCCCGGACCAGATCCGGATTTTCCCGATCCATCTCATCCAGGGCCAGCAGGACCATGATCTGGGTACAGCAATAACCCTGCGCACCTAACTCCATAACTTGCATTCCAATATCATCTAACATCTACTCCTCCTTTTTTTGCCCAACCAATAAATAGTAACCGAGCTGAGGCTGACCGCAGTTGCACGCCTGTTCCTCTCCACCGGCAAAGAGAAGCCGGGCCGCCAGTTGATGAAGGAGACGGGAATGATCCTCTACCAAAAGCAGGCGAAAGCCCGCCGCCTCTACAATCGCCTCTGTTTGCGCCCGGGGCAGGGCCCTGACCGCGCAGGAGGTCCCCCCCGCAGGGTCTCCATGACCACAGAGATCGGAGAGGAGAAGAAAAGCACCGGGTTGCAGCACCCTGTTAAACTCTGCCAGGCCCTGCTCCGCATCCGGGAAGAGGGAGAGGACACATTCACAAAAGAGGGCCCGAAAAGAGGAGGAGAGAAAGGGAAGATCATCCCCCCAGGCCTGGACCTGCCCCGTACCACGACCACGCTTAAGCTGAGTCCAGGAGGGCTCTACCCCATGGGCCATGGCTCCATAACGCGCGCGCAGACGCTCGACGGTGGCACCAAGGCCACTGCCCACATCAAGAACGGGCCAACCAGGAGCCAGCCCCACAAAGTCCGCGGCCCTATCTGTTATGGTAAACCCGCCCGGGCGCAGGGTATCCCCGGCAGCCAGGCGAAGCAGTGGCTGTTCCCAGAGAGGTACTGACTGCACCACCCTACTTATCCTCCAGCAGATGCTCTACCTGATTCATCTTGCCACCGGCCAGACTCTCGGAGATAAAAACCATATTACACTGGGGACATACCGGCAGGGCAACGTTAAAGAGAGAGTCGAGATACTCTAACTCCACCGGTTTATAGACCAGATCTACCCCACAGGCCGAACATTTCCAACCAGCCGCATCGGCTTCCGCTACCTTAATTAAACTCATGCCTGACCTCCTCTGATACGCATACGATGACTCCAGGTATTATGGACAAGATAGCCCTCAGCCAGCCTCTCAAACTCCACCCAATAGGTGACCAGGGTGGGTCGATAGGAGGCGAGCAGATGACCTGTCTCACTGTGAACAAAGGCCTTGCCGCTCTCCTCGACCTGAAGCAGGACCTTTTGCATGTCCGATTTTAGAATTCGACGCTCCTCCATGATCCTCTCCGCCTCCTCGGTAAAGAAGACCTGCACCTGAGAAAAACGCTCCACCCTGCTGGTATCCTCCTCGGCCCAGAGATCTTGCAAGAGCCCCTCCTTCAGATGGGCACGATTCTCTCGACGGGCAGAAAAGCCCGGAGAGGGACGTCCGGCAGGATCGCTCTCACTTGGAAAAATAAGGTCATAAAAGTGCATGGCCCGTTTACCATTTTTGACCAGCATATCACGGCACATGGCACAGTAGGTGACAAAATCCTCCTCCACCGCTGCCCCACGACGAACAGCCACAGCCTTTGCCAGATCAGGATTAGCATCGGAGAGGAGACCACCATAGCCACAACACTCGGTATGCTTGCCGGTCAGCCGAGGTTCCACCACCTCGATAGAGAGGTCCTGCAAGAGGGCACGCACATCTCCCTGCAGAAGGGGGTCATGCCGGGCTGAACAGGGATCGTTGATTGCCAGGGTAGCGGCCTCAACCCTTGCCCCTGCGGGCAGGCCAAGGGCACGAAGAATGGTCCAGTGAGAAATTATCTCCGCCTCGGGGATACCAGCCCGTAGGGTAGTAAGACAGGTGGGGCAGGAGACAATAATTTGGGGAGAGCCGAGTTCCTGCCACTGCTCCCGAATCAGGGCCATGGACTCATCCATCAGGGCCTTACGTCCGGACCACTCGGCGGGTGCACCACAGCAGGAGAGCATAAGACCAACGCTACCCAAACGATCACGCAGATCCTGATAGGCCCGCTCCACCGCCCCAGGATTTGAAGCAGTCAGCTGACAGCCGGGAAAAAAAAGATACTCACTGCTCACCATGCCCGGGGCATGACGAACCAAGGCGCACTTCTTGCCATTGGCAAAGGCCATGTCGCGCAGGGCAAATTCATGGGCTGCCGGTGGCATCTTATTCTTTTCCACCATCCCCCGCCGGATAGTCAGACAAAAATCAGCCATGGAAAACTCTTCGGGACAGAGGGTATCGCAGAGACCGCAGAGCATACAGGAGTTAACCATGGTATTGGCCTGACGAGTCCCCATAACAATGGCATCATTGTTATAGGCCTGACGGGCATAGACCTTGGGATAATATTTATAGTGTTTCAGATACTCACAGTTCTTAACGCACTCCATGCACTCGCACTGCAGACAGCGTTTGGCCTCGGCCCGAATCTCTTCATCGCTGTAACTTGCCTGAACAATAAGGGCGGGCACCGATTCAACATCCTCGACATTGGTATAGAGCCTTGTCTGATAGGGGCCCTCCAGCTCACGGCCTGCCACCATGGAGACACCTTGGGTAAAGCGTACAATGGAGTTGGCGGCACGACGACCGGTGGCCGCCTGGAATATAGCCGAATCCTCAGCACAGGGAGAGGCAAAGAGACCCGGACGTAGGGTGCCCAAGGTCAGACTATCCGCTTCACCCCAAGAGGAAAGCTCCGAGGGCAGACTGTCTGAATCGACAAAGACGGCATCTGCCTCGGCAAGAAGGGCGTCGAGCAAAACCTGATCAATGCTGACATCGTGAAAACTCACCCCCAGACGGGCAAGATTTTTTATCTCAGCGGCGAGAACACCCTCGGGCAGGGAAAGAGCCAAAACCTTACCAGGCTCACCGTAGAGCCTTACCGCAAAACCTCTACGGGCCAATTCCCAGGCAGCGCAGAGACCGGTCAGTCCTGCCCCCACCACTGCCACCACCTTACCACGGGCGGGCAGAGGCCTGGGCGGATCAACAGCCCGGGCATTTTCAGCACAAAATTCCTCCAGGGAATCCATGGCAATACTGCCACCCAAACCCTGACGAATACAATCATTTTTACAGGGACCATGACAGAGTCGTGCCAGGACACCCGGCAGGGGTAGGGTTTTGGCAAGCACCGTCCAGGCCTTGTCCCAACGCCCCTGCCCCATCAAGGAGCAGAAACTACGCACATCCACATGAAGGGGGCAGGCTGC from the Desulfotalea psychrophila LSv54 genome contains:
- a CDS encoding DVU_1553 family AMP-dependent CoA ligase, with translation MALSHLDRLLLRRMGMSEESSAPTAEEMSAWQLKYLQKTILHAREKSPFYRRHFAGLELESLDSLQAFSALPRVTADDLRAGPEQFLCVSQDEIARAVTVQSSGTTGAPKRIFYTESDLQATVDYFDAGMAHLVAAGQTAFLLMPTARPGGVGRLLVEGLERRGVHIVSHGMVDEVAAAVDHLLQVDADCVIGPAAHLNLLACEWARRGLGHGQIASVLLCWDAPSTAVVHNIERIWGCRAYRHWGMIETGLGGAVQCAPHSGMHLREADIFLEITDPETGQPLPDGKFGELVLTTLQRWGMPLIRYRSGDLGRILADTCPCGSTSRRLDPWIRRLPQDSSPLLTIDELNEALYSVAGLADFSASLAPGRLGILACGRGGSLESAIRVALKKIPTIFRAIELGSLQISIEIKNDGRPAVPGLAKRCLQIDEER
- a CDS encoding response regulator, with the translated sequence MIGKASFVLLLVVEEELLGKNLEELVRGYGYRVITAVDYAEALVATRSRRVDLLLVDHLPAGAEEEALIAMREVRRSIGLILVGADEENVYVAAVEGGALDFVAEPVMARELELKIERARRESALRYRLSLIADFDEATGLEDGNAFFVHLSRELERAQRQKRPMHLAMLYLQDVEKEQLAEIGLILKSSIRSYVDHACRCTKREFALLLPETNADQAAEIVQRVLLQNLEKNFGEQPLAIGCVSCSIEKDEDLDDAEFRLIKKARMAMEESRAAGDYSVVFRR
- a CDS encoding XdhC family aldehyde oxidoreductase maturation factor; translation: MKAFVRSLCELIEQGEPCVLATVLESSGSTPRSSGAKMVVRAQHTAIGTIGGGIVEAIACRDARRMLEDCKDGRAELTFTDMDQEMAANSDMICGGNLSVLLETIESTGPCALAYRELDGLLRRGERAVLSTTFSKGDSLCSVGHEVMLGDYSALAGQAMEKESPCFSKSETELCFAEPFIPPAPLYIFGAGHVSLFTARVGAMLGFRTVVLDDRDDFANVERFPTVDEVRVLASFEDCCTDLSIPEDAYIIIVTRGHVHDLTVLGDALKTDARYIGMIGSKKKRNAIYDALLADGVSQANIDRCHSPIGLTIGAQTPEEISVSIAAELIGVRAKTLL
- the trsS gene encoding radical SAM (seleno)protein TrsS, with the translated sequence MNSIARSVCPVCLKAIPAHHETIEGNTYLLKECPEHGAFKTVVWRAGTSFKEWSRTKIPSQPKTPFTAVDRGCPYDCGLCAAHGQHTCTALLEVTWRCDLGCPVCFASSGKKAAPDPSQAEISQLLERVELASGFCNIQLSGGEPTMRDDLAELIALAKKRGFPFIQLNTNGLRIAREEGYAQRLAEAGLDSVFLQFDGTEDAIYSSLRGRPLMAEKRAAIEALSQAGIGIVLVPVVVPGLNDHNLGAILDLAVQNSPHVRGVHFQPVSYFGRYPQAPGDEERITLPELMDLLEVQSGGAVHAADFQPPGCEHSHCSFNGNYMVTEEGGLTKLSAGGKCDCAPRPAREGADKAKSFVKRQWAGVKQSLPMAGALEDDLGRFISRAASHSLAISAMAFQDAWTLDFERLRGCCIHVVSPDGRLIPFCAYNLTSMDGETLYRGKCNGPIPS
- a CDS encoding DVU_1555 family C-GCAxxG-C-C protein; translation: MLDDIGMQVMELGAQGYCCTQIMVLLALDEMDRENPDLVRAASGFCNGMGDGTGPCGVYAGANLLLGLYAGKGLAMEQADGKLALMLEEFAQWFVSRTSAHAGIRCLDILDGSTPQMNTSLCGSLLADAHGRVREILLDNGCDPTEGRELL
- a CDS encoding M20/M25/M40 family metallo-hydrolase: MNINSERVAQIFTALCEISSPSKNERVIANYLKEIFRELGATEIYEDNSAEQTGSNSGNIIVRFAGSCPERTPLLFACHMDTVLPADNIEVARENDTFTSAGETVLGGDDKSGIVALIEAFTLIKENDTEHGAIELVFTTCEEIGLLGAKYLEYDKLQAKMGYALDAGGSDTVVTRAPTANSIDIIIHGLAAHAGLSPAKGINALTLAAQALAGLQLGRLDADSTANFGLISGGTAVNIVPDKVCLHGEVRSQSPAKLDEYTEKICTVFRKTVADWSSPEHKEQRPSIDIEVIKEYDAIVINEEGPLIQHLLRVTKAMGINIGITSTGGGSDANVFNGHGIETAILATGMDLVHTTAERIDLKDMLKLTNLIYEIISQG
- the ispD gene encoding 2-C-methyl-D-erythritol 4-phosphate cytidylyltransferase; translation: MKNGAVIIPAAGSGTRMKLDYPKQYHAVAGTPIIVHTIRAFNKHPCIAKIILVVPQDHLEESKALLQKYQLENISIVTGGARRQDSVLRGLQEVPESIDIVLVHDGARPMVSAELISRCYKGAQQYGAVIAAVPVKDTLKRGAGRIVTGTVDREGLWQAQTPQAARKALLVKAFKENGMRNVTDESTLLEGVGIPVTLIEGSETNIKITRPEDLILAENFLREKKEPMQKIRIGHGFDAHQLVEKRRLILGGVEIPYHLGLAGHSDADVLVHALCDALLGAIGAGDIGRHFPDSSDAFKDIYSIRLLESVMQKVGELNYKIGNADISVICQAPKLAPYLKQMQEIIATSCACQISDINIKATTTEKMGYTGRGEGISCHAVVLLQQ
- the purF gene encoding amidophosphoribosyltransferase, which gives rise to MSQVKTLSASQDYPTHECGVCGIFDHEDAAKLTYFGLYALQHRGQESAGIVTSTGKEVFLHKDMGLVPEIFTEDILQGLKGDMSIGHVRYSTTGASNFTNTQPLMVHHKNQTLSVAHNGNLVNSTELRNRLEESGSIFQTTMDSEAVLHLMVRNSGPDLDKTLSETFRALKGAYSLLYMTEDTLVAVRDPDGFRPLCLGRLTTGGWVIASETCALDLIEADYVRDIEPGEVLIMKRGEEMRSIFPWPKQTPHHCIFEQVYFARPDSDVFGINVYQSRKQMGKILAREAKIDADFVMPFPDSGNYAAIGYAQESGIPMEMGVIRNHYVGRTFIEPSQSMRDFNVKVKLNPVRSLLKGKRVIIVEDSIIRGTTGKSRVRALREAGAKEIHMVVSCPPTMHACYYGIDFPTSSQLIACNKNVEEIAEYLGLDSLHYLSLEGMVEATGIPKEHYCLACFNGIYPIAPDQKYHKDALATKVVKG